The Pan paniscus chromosome 1, NHGRI_mPanPan1-v2.0_pri, whole genome shotgun sequence genome has a segment encoding these proteins:
- the KCNJ10 gene encoding ATP-sensitive inward rectifier potassium channel 10 produces the protein MTSVAKVYYSQTTQTESRPLMGPGIRRRRVLTKDGRSNVRMEHIADKRFLYLKDLWTTFIDMQWRYKLLLFSATFAGTWFLFGVVWYLVAVAHGDLLELDPPANHTPCVVQVHTLTGAFLFSLESQTTIGYGFRYISEECPLAIVLLIAQLVLTTILEIFITGTFLAKIARPKKRAETIRFSQHAVVASHNGKPCLMIRVANMRKSLLIGCQVTGKLLQTHQTKEGENIRLNQVNVTFQVDTASDSPFLILPLTFYHVVDETSPLKDLPLRSGEGDFELVLILSGTVESTSATCQVRTSYLPEEILWGYEFTPAISLSASGKYIADFSLFDQVVKVASPSGLRDSTVRYGDPEKLKLEESLREQAEKEGSALSVRISNV, from the coding sequence ATGACGTCAGTTGCCAAGGTGTATTACAGTCAGACCACTCAGACAGAAAGCCGGCCCCTAATGGGCCCAGGGATACGACGGCGGAGAGTCCTGACAAAAGATGGTCGCAGCAACGTGAGAATGGAGCACATTGCCGACAAGCGCTTCCTCTACCTCAAGGACCTGTGGACAACCTTCATTGACATGCAGTGGCGCTACAAGCTTCTGCTCTTCTCTGCgacctttgcaggcacatggttCCTCTTTGGCGTGGTGTGGTATCTGGTAGCTGTGGCACATGGGGACCTGCTGGAGCTGGACCCCCCGGCCAACCACACCCCCTGTGTGGTACAGGTGCACACACTCACTGGAgccttcctcttctcccttgAATCCCAAACCACCATTGGCTATGGCTTCCGCTACATCAGTGAGGAATGTCCACTGGCCATTGTGCTTCTTATTGCCCAGCTGGTGCTCACCACCATCCTGGAAATCTTCATCACAGGTACCTTCCTGGCGAAGATTGCCCGGCCCAAGAAGCGGGCTGAGACCATTCGTTTCAGCCAGCATGCAGTTGTGGCCTCCCACAATGGCAAGCCCTGCCTCATGATCCGAGTTGCCAATATGCGCAAGAGCCTCCTCATTGGCTGCCAGGTGACAGGAAAACTGCTTCAGACCCACCAAACCAAGGAGGGGGAGAACATCCGGCTCAACCAGGTCAATGTGACTTTCCAAGTAGACACAGCCTCTGACAGCCCCTTCCTTATTCTACCCCTTACCTTCTATCATGTGGTAGATGAGACCAGTCCCTTGAAAGATCTCCCTCTTCGCAGTGGTGAGGGTGACTTTGAGCTGGTGCTGATCCTAAGTGGGACAGTGGAGTCCACCAGTGCCACCTGTCAGGTGCGCACTTCCTACCTGCCAGAGGAGATCCTTTGGGGCTACGAGTTCACACCTGCCATCTCACTGTCAGCCAGTGGTAAATACATAGCTGACTTTAGCCTTTTTGACCAAGTTGTGAAAGTGGCCTCTCCTAGTGGCCTCCGTGACAGCACTGTACGCTACGGAGACCCTGAAAAGCTCAAGTTGGAGGAGTCATTAAGGGAGCAAGCTGAGAAGGAGGGCAGTGCCCTTAGTGTGCGCATCAGCAATGTCTGA